A window from Primulina huaijiensis isolate GDHJ02 chromosome 11, ASM1229523v2, whole genome shotgun sequence encodes these proteins:
- the LOC140987833 gene encoding remorin-like: protein MATAVAEEVVTENPEATEPPVARVVEKPNQAVVDKPAVAPRHAEVVTKNPEAAEPPLASVAEKPSHVVEDKPVIAPPPAEAAKTVASVPEPVAKKGSKKSLDRDIALAKLEDDKKLSCIMAWEENEKSKVENRAQKKVADISSWENTKKASLDAQLRTLEEKLNEKKAYYEERVKNKVALIHKQAEEKRAMVEAARKDEIFNATEAANTYRATKQIPKKSFGCF from the exons ATGGCGACCGCAGTGGCTGAGGAAGTTGTTACGGAGAATCCTGAAGCGACGGAGCCACCGGTTGCGCGGGTAGTTGAGAAGCCGAACCAAGCTGTTGTAGATAAGCCTGCTGTCGCGCCACGTCACGCCGAAGTTGTTACGAAGAATCCTGAAGCGGCGGAGCCGCCGCTTGCATCGGTGGCTGAGAAGCCGAGCCACGTTGTTGAAGATAAACCTGTCATCGCGCCACCTCCCGCCGAAGCCGCTAAAACTGTTGCAA GCGTGCCGGAACCTGTGGCAAAGAAAGGCTCGAAAAAATCCCTTGATAGAG ATATTGCTCTTGCGAAACTTGAAGATGACAAGAAGTTGTCGTGCATCATGGCGTGGgaggaaaatgaaaaaagcAAAGTGGAGAACAG GGCTCAAAAGAAGGTCGCAGATATATCTTCATGGGAAAACACCAAGAAGGCATCTCTTGACGCCCAACTAAGAACACTTGAG GAAAAACTAAATGAGAAGAAGGCATATTATGAAGAAAGAGTGAAAAACAAGGTGGCACTAATTCACAAACAGGCAGAAGAGAAGAGAGCCATGGTTGAAGCTGCACGTAAAGATGAGATATTCAATGCAACAGAGGCGGCTAATACATACCGTGCAACCAAGCAGATTCCTAAGAAATCTTTTGGATGCTTTTAA
- the LOC140987834 gene encoding transcription factor MYB17-like produces MGRAPCCDKKGLKKGPWTSEEDEKLVDYISKNGHGSWRSVPKLAGLLRCGKSCRLRWTNYLRPDIKRGPFTPDEEKLVIQLHAILGNRWAAIASQLQGRTDNEIKNLWNTHLKKRLLQVGIDPQTHEQAFVSNLSSSNRLPSSPSTRHMAQWENARLEAEARLSKESLLLISKVQKSDTDYFLRLWNSEVGETFRRLKNEEKTEKLDCQSPITSSLTKCGSISGMTTEVDLSRVGSPNVGNKKDHEHELKIIKSCTDNVQQRVLGTASSEELEDSSESGFQLLFDFPSNNDMSFLGHHDFCSLW; encoded by the exons atGGGGAGAGCACCATGTTGTGACAAAAAAGGGTTGAAGAAAGGACCTTGGACTTCTGAGGAAGATGAGAAATTGGTAGACTATATCAGCAAAAACGGCCATGGGAGCTGGCGTTCTGTCCCCAAACTTGCAG GTCTTCTTCGGTGTGGGAAGAGTTGCAGGCTACGATGGACGAATTATCTAAGGCCAGACATCAAACGAGGCCCCTTCACTCCTGATGAAGAAAAGCTTGTCATTCAGTTGCATGCCATTCTTGGAAACAG atGGGCCGCCATTGCTTCTCAATTACAGGGCAGAACAGACAATGAAATCAAGAACTTGTGGAACACTCATCTGAAGAAGCGTTTGCTGCAGGTGGGAATCGACCCTCAGACACACGAGCAGGCCTTCGTATCCAATCTGTCATCATCAAATCGACTACCCTCGTCTCCTTCAACTCGCCACATGGCACAATGGGAGAACGCCAGGCTCGAAGCCGAAGCCCGACTTTCCAAGGAATCCCTACTCTTAATCTCGAAAGTACAAAAATCAGACACCGATTACTTCTTACGTCTGTGGAATTCTGAGGTTGGAGAGACGTTTCGTAGACTGAAAAACGAGGAGAAAACCGAGAAATTGGATTGTCAAAGTCCCATCACATCGTCGTTAACAAAGTGTGGTTCTATTTCAGGAATGACAACCGAAGTTGACCTGAGTCGAGTGGGCTCACCGAACGTAGGGAACAAGAAAGACCACGAGCATGAGCTTAAGATTATCAAATCTTGCACAGATAATGTGCAACAACGGGTATTGGGTACAGCGAGTTCAGAAGAATTAGAGGATTCATCTGAATCTGGATTCCAGCTGCTTTTTGATTTTCCAAGTAATAATGACATGAGTTTCTTGGGACATCATGATTTCTGTAGCTTATGGTAG